Proteins encoded by one window of Tunturibacter psychrotolerans:
- a CDS encoding DeoR/GlpR family DNA-binding transcription regulator produces the protein MAQKTQDRANQILHLLLQKGQSCVEDLATTIDASPASVRRDLIKLAQRGLVNRTHGSVELAGKMTYEPFRFDAAFPLREERFSNEKRRIAIAAAEMVNEGDTIALSPGTTTTQVARSLRHREGIHIVTNAVNIGMEFSSLPNARVTLTGGSIRWPGAFSMVGATAFDSLQRLFFDKVFMGACGIHPEHGLTVIESEEALILGEMVKHARQVIAVADASKLGIFTSTKVCATTDLHTIITDDSVDPKLVEEFQRKQVRMIIV, from the coding sequence ATGGCCCAGAAGACCCAGGATCGCGCGAACCAGATACTTCATCTCCTGCTACAGAAAGGCCAGAGCTGCGTTGAAGATCTGGCGACAACCATTGACGCCTCCCCGGCGAGCGTTCGACGCGACCTGATCAAACTCGCACAGCGCGGTCTGGTAAACCGCACCCACGGCAGCGTCGAACTGGCCGGCAAGATGACCTACGAGCCGTTCCGCTTTGACGCCGCCTTTCCGCTGCGCGAAGAGCGCTTTTCGAACGAAAAACGGCGCATCGCCATCGCAGCGGCGGAGATGGTCAACGAGGGCGACACCATCGCGCTCTCACCCGGCACCACCACCACGCAGGTGGCCCGCAGCCTCAGGCATCGCGAAGGCATCCATATCGTCACAAACGCGGTCAACATCGGGATGGAGTTTTCCAGCCTCCCGAACGCACGCGTCACCCTTACCGGAGGCTCCATCCGCTGGCCGGGCGCTTTTTCAATGGTAGGTGCAACGGCGTTCGACTCGCTACAGCGTCTTTTCTTCGACAAAGTCTTCATGGGTGCATGCGGTATCCATCCTGAGCACGGTCTCACCGTCATCGAATCCGAGGAAGCCTTGATTCTCGGGGAGATGGTGAAGCACGCCAGGCAGGTGATTGCGGTTGCCGATGCGAGCAAACTCGGCATATTCACCTCGACAAAGGTCTGCGCCACCACCGATTTACATACCATCATTACAGACGATAGCGTCGATCCAAAACTGGTCGAGGAGTTTCAACGAAAGCAGGTAAGGATGATCATCGTCTAG
- a CDS encoding TonB-dependent receptor — protein sequence MNKATRSTKFLKRISGIVIALAALFFTSGLLAQTVTGTITGVITDPSGAVVGGASVVAHNTDTNVDSRVTTNASGLYRIQFLPIGRYEVTVEAKGFDKETIPAFQLEVLQITTFNVTLTVGSSAEVVNVSEAAPILNTSDATLSGTFTANTIQNFPLNGLDFSALTLYVPGSVSTVGTSGTTSIERSTQSTDSINLNGNRAQANNYTLDGIDLNETFNNLIAYSPAPEALQEIKVLTSNSPADYGNVNGAGVVAVLKSGTNQFHGSAYGYVQDYKLNANSWTNNHQSPIIPTNPFSQSQFGGTIGGPIKRDKLFFFADYLGSRFHQGGTHSASVFTQAMRNGDFSALLTGSNPIQLYDPLNGFAPYVGNKGVPINNPVAQYLFAHPELYPLPNATPSDGIANNDFQGPQRTFRANNQGDIKIEYTPNNADKISGFFSKSDAYDGATSVLPVSFPNGSTFPSQLGGLTWVRIFSPSIVNSARIGFTRINWNQGLPIDQTGVFGNNGNAVVGITFPNQAFQGFTFQNISGGLNGLGNSAQNNGSLTDNTYSYIDNLTWQRGKSTFSMGVQALRYQNNYPTSNNNGFLGSLNYTGAFTGNPSLANAGGYGGADFVLDRVSGAAATLASVNVGQRQWRVAGFFSDDYKATSRLTLNAGLRYEYDQPWVESNNKTGNIDIATGQVIYASKIPVGAPVGSGLCSNRACYDANYRQFTPRLGFAYQATDRFVIRGGYGATSFFEGNSSNQRLTSITPFIQAVNVNVVTPTPGNPGVPRTAQQGFTGGTVSSGGTFNVYPQNIQPAYVQEFNLTTEYAVTRSLSLQVGYVGEIGQHIEDYGNLNQWRVNGDPTSAPYYNNQFIGINAIDPSVSIGSNSLLITESRAASNYQALQTILRQRTNHGLEFTVNYSYGKALTNSAGNYAVNTSGASNFGQGAFQNYYDSAADWGPAAYDVRHNFSGTGVYSLPFGHGKQYLSGVNRAVDEAIGGWKVSTAAVVYSGFPETINGPGNNSNSFGNARPNQYRALKIVNRTIDNWYGTDPSAIPCTTPGVDNGLCAFGAPAPNTFGDARNGNTRGPRYLNVDMSAFKDFTIIREQTLGFRFDAFNAFNIASYGNPDTNIGDANFGNISNQGTANGIQQAVRSTERRLQFSANYRF from the coding sequence ATGAATAAAGCAACGCGAAGCACAAAGTTTCTCAAACGTATCTCCGGGATTGTGATTGCCCTGGCAGCACTGTTCTTTACGTCGGGCCTGCTTGCGCAGACCGTAACCGGAACAATCACCGGCGTGATAACCGACCCGAGTGGTGCTGTGGTTGGGGGAGCGAGCGTAGTTGCCCACAATACCGATACCAACGTGGACTCAAGGGTGACAACCAATGCGTCGGGACTCTATCGAATTCAGTTTCTGCCCATCGGCCGCTATGAGGTGACGGTGGAAGCGAAGGGATTTGATAAGGAGACGATCCCAGCGTTTCAACTCGAGGTGCTGCAGATTACGACGTTCAATGTCACGCTTACGGTTGGATCCTCGGCGGAGGTGGTGAACGTATCCGAAGCGGCGCCGATTTTGAATACCAGCGACGCCACTTTGAGCGGGACCTTTACGGCGAATACGATTCAGAATTTCCCTTTGAATGGTCTCGATTTCTCTGCTCTGACCCTCTATGTCCCGGGCTCGGTAAGCACCGTGGGCACATCGGGCACGACCAGCATTGAACGCAGCACTCAGTCCACCGATTCAATCAATCTGAATGGCAACCGCGCTCAGGCGAACAACTACACGCTCGATGGGATCGATCTGAACGAAACATTCAATAACCTGATCGCGTACAGCCCCGCGCCCGAGGCTTTGCAGGAGATCAAGGTACTGACGTCTAACTCGCCGGCAGACTATGGCAACGTCAACGGTGCCGGTGTGGTCGCCGTTCTCAAGAGCGGAACCAACCAGTTTCACGGTTCGGCGTACGGCTACGTGCAGGACTACAAGCTCAATGCCAACTCGTGGACCAATAACCACCAGAGTCCCATCATCCCCACCAACCCCTTCTCTCAGTCTCAGTTTGGAGGCACCATTGGTGGTCCGATCAAGCGCGACAAACTTTTCTTCTTCGCCGACTATTTAGGATCGCGCTTCCACCAGGGTGGGACTCATTCCGCAAGCGTCTTTACGCAGGCGATGCGCAACGGAGATTTCTCGGCGCTTCTCACTGGTTCGAATCCGATTCAACTGTACGACCCATTGAATGGCTTCGCGCCTTACGTCGGCAATAAGGGTGTACCGATCAACAACCCGGTTGCGCAGTATCTTTTTGCTCATCCGGAGCTCTACCCATTGCCCAATGCCACCCCTTCGGACGGCATCGCGAACAACGATTTTCAGGGACCACAACGAACCTTTAGAGCGAACAACCAGGGCGATATCAAAATCGAGTACACACCGAACAACGCCGATAAGATCAGCGGGTTCTTTTCGAAATCGGATGCCTACGATGGTGCTACCTCGGTTCTGCCTGTCTCATTTCCGAATGGCAGCACCTTCCCGTCGCAGCTGGGCGGCCTGACCTGGGTTCGCATCTTCTCGCCGTCGATCGTCAACTCGGCGCGCATCGGTTTCACGCGCATCAATTGGAACCAGGGACTGCCGATCGATCAAACTGGTGTGTTCGGCAACAACGGAAACGCGGTTGTCGGTATCACTTTCCCCAACCAGGCCTTTCAGGGTTTTACGTTCCAAAATATAAGCGGTGGCTTGAACGGCCTCGGCAACAGTGCACAGAATAATGGCAGCCTGACAGACAACACCTACAGCTATATCGATAACCTCACATGGCAGCGCGGCAAGAGTACGTTCAGCATGGGCGTGCAGGCACTTCGCTACCAGAACAACTATCCGACCAGCAACAATAACGGCTTTCTTGGATCGCTGAACTACACCGGCGCGTTTACTGGCAATCCTTCGCTGGCTAATGCAGGCGGCTATGGAGGCGCGGACTTTGTGCTTGATCGTGTCAGTGGAGCAGCCGCCACGTTGGCGAGCGTGAACGTCGGGCAGCGGCAATGGCGTGTAGCTGGGTTCTTCAGCGACGACTACAAAGCCACGTCTCGCCTAACCTTGAACGCCGGTCTCCGCTACGAGTATGACCAACCCTGGGTGGAGTCCAACAACAAGACCGGCAACATCGACATCGCTACGGGTCAGGTAATTTACGCGAGCAAGATTCCCGTCGGTGCGCCCGTTGGGTCCGGCCTATGCAGCAATCGTGCATGCTACGACGCCAACTACCGCCAATTCACGCCACGTCTCGGCTTCGCCTATCAGGCAACGGATCGCTTTGTTATTCGTGGCGGTTATGGTGCAACCAGCTTCTTTGAAGGCAATTCCTCCAACCAACGTCTGACCTCGATCACTCCGTTCATTCAGGCGGTTAACGTCAACGTCGTCACGCCCACACCTGGCAACCCAGGAGTTCCGCGGACTGCGCAGCAGGGATTTACCGGCGGAACTGTAAGCTCTGGTGGCACCTTCAACGTATATCCGCAGAACATTCAGCCGGCCTATGTTCAGGAGTTCAATCTCACGACGGAGTATGCGGTCACTCGGTCCTTGTCGCTACAGGTCGGTTACGTCGGTGAAATTGGCCAGCATATCGAAGACTACGGCAACCTCAATCAGTGGCGGGTCAATGGCGACCCCACCTCGGCGCCCTACTACAACAATCAGTTCATTGGTATAAATGCGATCGATCCTTCGGTAAGCATCGGCTCCAATAGCCTGCTCATCACGGAGTCTCGTGCAGCGTCGAACTACCAGGCCCTGCAGACGATCCTGCGTCAGCGGACGAATCATGGGTTGGAGTTCACCGTGAACTATTCCTATGGGAAGGCTTTGACCAACAGCGCGGGCAACTATGCGGTGAATACCTCAGGTGCCAGCAACTTCGGTCAGGGTGCCTTCCAGAACTACTACGACAGCGCTGCCGATTGGGGTCCCGCTGCCTACGATGTACGTCACAACTTCAGCGGCACCGGCGTCTATTCCCTGCCCTTCGGCCACGGCAAGCAGTATCTCTCCGGCGTCAACCGCGCGGTGGACGAGGCGATTGGAGGATGGAAGGTCTCGACCGCCGCAGTGGTCTATAGCGGATTTCCGGAGACCATCAACGGACCCGGGAACAACTCCAACAGCTTCGGCAATGCGCGGCCGAACCAGTACCGCGCATTGAAGATCGTGAATCGTACTATCGACAACTGGTACGGCACCGATCCTTCTGCTATTCCCTGCACCACTCCCGGTGTTGACAACGGTCTGTGCGCCTTCGGAGCGCCTGCCCCCAACACCTTTGGTGACGCGAGGAACGGCAACACGCGCGGGCCTCGCTATCTAAACGTCGATATGTCGGCCTTCAAGGACTTCACTATTATCCGTGAGCAGACCCTGGGCTTCCGGTTCGATGCCTTCAATGCCTTCAACATCGCCAGCTATGGCAATCCAGATACAAACATCGGCGACGCCAACTTCGGCAATATCTCAAACCAGGGAACTGCTAACGGAATCCAACAGGCCGTTCGTTCTACGGAACGCCGGCTGCAGTTTTCCGCCAACTATCGGTTCTAG
- a CDS encoding N-acetylglucosamine kinase, with amino-acid sequence MAFYLALDVGGTKTEYVLADDTRELARVRGGTIKRMRTDAHSATQNLEKALAELTALTGVSMKSVTRSCVGAAGITVALVTDWIREAFAERVGGSLILVGDVEIALDAGFFGGPGVLVMAGTGSNVAGRTIQGELTTAGGWGPALADQGSGSRIGHQALRDTFFAIDEDRTTALLPAILELWQLPDLESLIGYANQIPSPDFTRLAPLVVRCAAEGDAVAQNVLHREAEELAYLAHLVIERLRRDPSNHRPEWVPELAFTGSILEHVAPIREGIVSALRRDHPSLKVLPGTVDPILGALWRARTGSLPVAG; translated from the coding sequence TTGGCGTTCTATCTTGCACTGGATGTAGGCGGCACAAAGACAGAATATGTATTGGCAGATGACACCCGTGAACTCGCGCGAGTCCGTGGGGGCACCATCAAACGCATGCGCACCGATGCACACTCTGCGACGCAGAATCTCGAGAAGGCGCTTGCCGAGTTGACCGCGTTGACTGGAGTTTCAATGAAGTCGGTCACACGCAGCTGTGTCGGTGCCGCTGGCATAACGGTCGCACTGGTGACCGATTGGATACGGGAAGCCTTCGCCGAGCGCGTCGGCGGTTCGCTGATCCTCGTGGGGGATGTGGAGATTGCGCTCGATGCCGGCTTCTTCGGCGGACCCGGTGTGTTGGTGATGGCTGGCACAGGCTCCAACGTCGCTGGGCGCACCATCCAAGGCGAACTGACCACGGCCGGCGGATGGGGCCCCGCGTTGGCTGACCAGGGTTCAGGCAGCAGAATCGGCCATCAGGCGTTACGCGATACCTTTTTTGCCATCGACGAAGATCGCACGACTGCACTGCTGCCGGCGATTCTTGAGCTGTGGCAGCTTCCCGATCTCGAATCGCTGATAGGTTATGCCAACCAGATCCCTTCCCCTGACTTTACCCGCCTTGCTCCCCTGGTCGTGAGGTGTGCCGCAGAAGGAGATGCTGTTGCGCAGAACGTTCTTCACCGCGAAGCAGAAGAACTGGCTTACCTTGCGCATCTTGTCATCGAGCGCCTGCGGCGGGACCCATCCAACCATCGTCCAGAGTGGGTTCCTGAGCTTGCGTTTACCGGCAGCATCCTCGAACATGTAGCCCCAATCCGTGAAGGAATCGTTTCTGCCCTGCGACGCGACCACCCATCCCTGAAGGTTTTGCCAGGTACTGTCGATCCCATACTCGGTGCGCTCTGGCGCGCGCGTACCGGCTCGCTTCCCGTGGCAGGCTGA
- a CDS encoding glycosyltransferase family 2 protein — protein sequence MPKYSIVVPFHNEEENVTTLYDRLKAVMEHVNETFELVFVDDGSRDRTYRLLEEIAAVDSRVLVIKLRRNFGQTSALAAGFDHAQGDFILAMDGDLQHDPDEIPGFLAKLEEGYDVVSGWRSQRGDNFIMRRIPSRAANWLMAALSGVDIHDFGTTFKAYRREVIQNIPLYGEMHRFIPALASWYGASICEIPISNPAREFGESHYGISRTFRVFFDLLTIRFLLRYMTRPLHFFGTIGAFGMVAGFGMAAWLLILKIVTDQHIMSLHGPLFVIAGVLILAGIQMMGIGLLGELQVRHFHTAAHRAPYAVDRILRLRSEESLIQ from the coding sequence GTGCCGAAATATTCGATCGTTGTACCCTTCCATAACGAAGAAGAGAATGTAACTACCCTTTACGACCGCCTCAAGGCCGTCATGGAGCACGTCAACGAGACCTTCGAGCTGGTCTTCGTCGACGACGGCTCCCGCGACCGCACCTATCGTCTGCTGGAAGAGATCGCTGCCGTAGATAGCCGCGTCCTCGTCATCAAACTCCGCCGCAACTTCGGTCAGACCTCAGCCCTTGCCGCCGGCTTCGACCACGCCCAGGGTGATTTCATCCTTGCCATGGACGGCGACCTCCAGCACGACCCCGACGAAATCCCCGGCTTTCTCGCCAAACTTGAAGAGGGCTATGACGTTGTCAGCGGATGGCGCTCCCAGCGCGGCGACAACTTCATCATGCGCCGCATCCCCTCACGCGCGGCTAACTGGCTCATGGCCGCCCTCAGTGGCGTCGACATCCACGACTTCGGCACCACCTTCAAGGCCTACCGCCGCGAGGTCATCCAGAATATCCCCCTTTACGGCGAGATGCATCGTTTCATCCCCGCCCTCGCCTCCTGGTACGGAGCCAGCATCTGCGAGATTCCCATCTCCAATCCTGCCCGCGAGTTCGGCGAGAGCCACTACGGTATCTCCCGCACCTTCCGCGTCTTCTTCGATCTGTTGACCATTCGCTTCTTGCTGCGCTATATGACGCGTCCGCTCCACTTCTTCGGCACTATCGGAGCATTTGGCATGGTTGCCGGTTTTGGTATGGCCGCCTGGCTTCTGATTCTCAAAATCGTTACTGACCAGCACATTATGAGCCTCCACGGCCCGCTCTTCGTCATTGCCGGCGTCCTCATCCTCGCCGGAATCCAGATGATGGGGATCGGTCTGCTCGGCGAGCTCCAGGTACGGCACTTTCACACAGCCGCCCACCGCGCACCCTACGCGGTAGACCGAATCCTTCGCCTGCGCTCTGAAGAGAGCCTCATCCAATAA
- the bla gene encoding subclass B3 metallo-beta-lactamase, which yields MLVRSLLLTFVFVCGLFAQDPADWTTPHVPFRIVGNVYYVGGIDLASYLITTPEGHILINSDVPRDIPQIKKSVEALGFKFSDVKILLISHAHRDHCGGSKLLKELTGAKYMVMDRDVPVVESGGKADFQYGKRSENWYPATKVDRVLHDGEEVRLGDVVLVAHLTPGHTKGCTTWTMKVRQAGKTYNVVIVGGPNVNPGYKLVKSTVYPTMAQDYELTFRTLKSLPCDVFLGAHAGFFAMNEKFARMKAGDANAFVDTAGYKAYVSDREQAFRTELAKQSGNGN from the coding sequence ATGCTGGTTCGTTCCCTGTTGCTGACCTTCGTCTTTGTCTGCGGTCTTTTTGCGCAGGATCCCGCTGATTGGACCACTCCCCATGTGCCTTTTCGTATCGTCGGCAATGTGTACTACGTGGGAGGCATAGACCTGGCGTCGTATCTGATCACGACTCCGGAGGGACACATTCTGATCAATAGCGATGTGCCGAGAGACATTCCGCAGATCAAGAAGAGTGTCGAAGCGTTGGGGTTCAAGTTCAGCGATGTGAAGATTTTGCTGATCAGCCATGCGCATCGGGATCACTGTGGCGGAAGCAAGCTGCTGAAAGAGCTGACGGGCGCGAAGTATATGGTGATGGATCGCGATGTGCCGGTGGTGGAGTCGGGTGGGAAGGCAGACTTTCAGTATGGCAAAAGATCGGAGAACTGGTATCCCGCTACGAAAGTCGATCGCGTGCTGCATGATGGGGAGGAGGTTCGGCTTGGGGATGTTGTGCTGGTCGCGCACCTGACGCCGGGGCATACCAAGGGGTGCACTACCTGGACCATGAAGGTACGGCAGGCGGGTAAGACTTATAACGTGGTGATTGTTGGAGGTCCGAATGTGAATCCGGGATACAAGCTGGTGAAAAGCACTGTTTATCCAACGATGGCGCAGGACTATGAGTTGACGTTTCGGACGTTGAAGTCGTTGCCGTGTGATGTGTTTCTGGGGGCGCATGCGGGCTTCTTCGCTATGAATGAGAAGTTCGCGCGGATGAAGGCAGGCGATGCGAATGCGTTTGTCGATACTGCGGGGTATAAAGCTTATGTTTCGGATCGGGAGCAGGCGTTTCGGACGGAGTTAGCGAAGCAGTCGGGCAACGGGAATTGA
- a CDS encoding energy transducer TonB: protein MHPACAPLVIFLVAPVTMTLQAQSMPSVVPPRLISIPNPDCGSGKSCHRTHGQVRLIVDVLENGKVGEIRVELGNPVLAEAATAAAQQAEFVAGSYLGKPQNMDYVLKFRF from the coding sequence ATGCATCCAGCCTGCGCTCCTCTCGTGATCTTTCTTGTGGCGCCCGTCACTATGACGCTGCAGGCTCAGAGCATGCCTTCGGTCGTGCCGCCCAGGCTGATCAGCATACCGAATCCGGATTGCGGGTCAGGGAAGTCCTGCCACAGAACGCACGGCCAGGTCCGTCTTATTGTCGATGTCCTCGAAAACGGAAAAGTCGGCGAGATAAGGGTCGAGCTTGGCAACCCCGTCCTGGCTGAGGCAGCCACCGCGGCTGCCCAACAGGCCGAGTTCGTCGCAGGTTCCTACCTGGGCAAACCTCAAAATATGGATTACGTCTTAAAATTCAGGTTCTAG
- a CDS encoding copper homeostasis protein CutC, producing MRKIIFELCAESLQACLAAREGGADRIELCTALSEGGLTPSHGLTRAAILHSGLPVHVLLRPRSGDFHYTDDEFSLMREDLLHAHSLGASGFVLGILRTDGTVDMERTRQLVELAAPLEITFHRAFDYTISLEQALEDVIATGCRRVLTSGGEPDVLAGADKLARLVEIADGRIDIAVGGGLRIKDAAALARATGANHFHGSLRRSEASKMQHERRWVLEDPDSLDGTSRFVVDAGDVRTMIGNLRSS from the coding sequence ATGCGCAAAATCATCTTCGAACTCTGTGCAGAGAGTCTTCAGGCCTGCCTCGCCGCGCGCGAAGGCGGTGCCGATCGCATTGAGCTTTGCACCGCCCTCAGCGAAGGGGGGCTTACGCCGAGTCATGGTCTGACGCGTGCTGCGATTCTTCATAGCGGCCTCCCCGTTCACGTCCTGTTGCGACCGCGAAGTGGTGACTTCCACTACACGGACGATGAGTTTTCCCTGATGCGGGAGGATCTCCTTCACGCGCACAGCCTTGGAGCCAGCGGCTTTGTCCTTGGGATCCTGCGAACCGACGGTACGGTGGACATGGAACGCACACGCCAACTCGTCGAACTCGCCGCGCCACTCGAGATCACCTTTCATCGTGCCTTCGACTACACCATCTCACTGGAGCAGGCTCTCGAAGACGTCATTGCCACTGGCTGCAGGCGCGTTCTTACCTCCGGCGGCGAACCCGATGTGCTGGCGGGAGCAGACAAGCTTGCGCGATTGGTCGAGATCGCTGACGGAAGAATTGATATAGCTGTTGGTGGAGGTCTGCGAATCAAGGACGCTGCAGCCCTCGCGCGGGCTACCGGTGCCAACCATTTCCATGGTTCTCTGCGGCGGAGCGAAGCCAGCAAGATGCAACACGAGCGCCGCTGGGTGCTGGAAGACCCAGATTCGCTCGACGGCACCTCGCGCTTCGTGGTGGACGCCGGCGATGTGCGGACCATGATCGGGAACCTGCGTAGTTCATGA
- a CDS encoding winged helix-turn-helix domain-containing protein: protein MSFVANRLVKFEEYEIDRARWQLSWRDEALPLNRKTFDLLLYLVDHADRVVGKEELLRTLWPESFVEESNLTQHIFLLRKALSRHDSGLKFIETVPGRGYRFTAIITEQLPVDRMVISASESITRITLEEEVDTSESASQRFEVTQPLLSAPLGKRHIYWIAGGSVVAVALCVAVWFGWQRWLDRSGGAPVQLVLTPMEGTTGDAILDKSLTQALRMDLAQSPYVSVVPGSIVGATLTQMMHKPDEAMTPAMAREVCERTNSQGVLSGNIAKVGQHFLITEEASNCVDGSVIGAAKREVESTEHLPREIDGLAETLRQTLGESRRSIARFSTPLFSADTASLDALKAYSRASYDSERGKRAEAIELLKQAIAFDPNFATAYFDLSTNYRGSGDHEAELAAIQKAYNLRSYVSQAVQFAIVARYNTLVTGDLFAAERNLQSWTEIYPRNATAWNNLSSVQHEIGRVSEAVSSSERALELMPSNQAMYVNLAVRQLHANNPTAARATLDRAIAKGLDGDRVRNFYMELAYYQRDDVLMQTQIAWSAAHTNSPFFFLTQAQIAAAEGRLADEQRLLGKAAALFRTQGLADVADSNSRIVVVGLIESGQKEAGEKLFHSVPPDPADPWYLLGLAYTGDPQGALAGVKAMQAKYPKGALVNLFWTPYIEAEIDLASHKPKDAVAVLEPTRALDGRDLFLPELRGDTFLAAGEPLRAEKEYREVLAHPSLEPISANIPLAWLGLGRALAAEGNRAAATNAYQHFFSLWAHADPDAMYLKQAKQEFATLQTVSLAK, encoded by the coding sequence ATGTCCTTTGTTGCGAATCGTTTAGTCAAGTTTGAGGAGTATGAGATTGATCGCGCACGATGGCAATTGAGCTGGCGTGACGAGGCCCTGCCGCTCAATCGGAAGACATTTGACCTGCTTCTTTACCTGGTGGACCATGCCGACAGGGTGGTGGGGAAGGAAGAGTTGCTGCGTACGCTCTGGCCGGAGTCATTCGTCGAAGAGAGCAATCTGACCCAGCACATCTTTCTGCTCCGCAAGGCGCTATCCCGGCACGACTCCGGCTTGAAGTTCATCGAGACCGTGCCCGGACGCGGCTACCGCTTTACCGCCATCATCACGGAGCAGCTCCCTGTGGATCGCATGGTGATCAGCGCCAGCGAATCCATCACCCGGATCACCCTTGAAGAAGAAGTGGACACATCGGAGTCGGCGTCCCAGAGATTCGAAGTCACCCAGCCGCTGCTCTCCGCTCCCCTTGGAAAGCGTCATATCTATTGGATAGCCGGTGGATCCGTTGTTGCGGTGGCGCTTTGCGTCGCAGTCTGGTTTGGCTGGCAGCGCTGGCTGGATCGTTCGGGCGGTGCGCCAGTGCAGTTAGTGCTGACCCCGATGGAAGGCACGACTGGCGACGCCATCCTAGACAAATCGCTCACTCAAGCTCTCCGCATGGATCTGGCGCAGAGTCCTTATGTCTCGGTGGTTCCGGGCTCAATCGTCGGGGCGACCCTGACCCAGATGATGCATAAGCCGGACGAGGCAATGACTCCAGCGATGGCCCGCGAGGTCTGCGAGCGCACCAATAGCCAGGGTGTCTTGTCAGGCAATATCGCGAAGGTCGGGCAGCACTTTCTCATCACGGAGGAAGCCAGTAACTGCGTCGATGGCTCTGTCATCGGGGCCGCCAAACGCGAGGTCGAAAGCACCGAACATCTCCCCCGCGAGATCGATGGCCTGGCCGAAACCTTGCGGCAGACGCTGGGCGAGTCCCGCAGAAGCATCGCCCGCTTCAGCACTCCGCTCTTCTCCGCCGACACCGCCTCGCTCGATGCTCTCAAAGCCTACAGCCGCGCCTCTTACGACTCCGAACGCGGAAAGCGGGCCGAGGCCATCGAACTGCTCAAGCAGGCCATCGCCTTCGATCCCAACTTCGCCACGGCCTACTTCGATCTCTCAACCAACTATCGCGGCTCGGGCGATCATGAGGCCGAGCTAGCCGCCATTCAGAAGGCGTATAACCTCCGCAGCTACGTCAGCCAGGCCGTGCAATTCGCCATCGTGGCCCGCTACAACACCCTGGTCACCGGAGACCTCTTTGCGGCGGAGCGCAACCTGCAGAGCTGGACCGAGATCTATCCCCGCAACGCCACTGCATGGAACAATCTCTCCAGCGTACAACACGAGATCGGCCGCGTCTCCGAAGCCGTCTCCTCCAGCGAGAGAGCTTTGGAACTCATGCCGTCCAACCAGGCGATGTACGTCAACCTCGCGGTCAGGCAGTTGCACGCCAACAATCCAACCGCGGCCCGCGCAACCCTCGATCGCGCTATCGCCAAAGGCCTCGATGGAGACCGCGTGCGCAACTTCTATATGGAGCTCGCCTACTACCAGCGCGACGACGTGCTCATGCAGACCCAGATCGCCTGGAGCGCGGCCCACACCAACTCCCCGTTCTTCTTCCTTACCCAGGCTCAGATCGCGGCAGCCGAGGGCAGGCTGGCAGATGAACAAAGGCTCTTGGGCAAAGCAGCCGCTCTCTTCCGCACCCAGGGTCTGGCCGATGTCGCCGACAGCAACTCCAGAATCGTGGTGGTCGGGCTCATCGAATCAGGACAAAAGGAGGCCGGCGAAAAGCTCTTTCACAGCGTGCCCCCAGATCCCGCGGACCCCTGGTATCTGCTCGGTCTCGCCTACACCGGCGATCCTCAGGGCGCGCTCGCCGGCGTCAAGGCGATGCAGGCCAAGTACCCAAAGGGAGCTCTGGTCAACCTCTTCTGGACTCCCTATATTGAGGCCGAGATCGATCTGGCCAGCCACAAGCCGAAGGACGCCGTCGCCGTCCTCGAGCCTACTCGCGCCCTCGATGGCAGAGACCTCTTTCTGCCCGAGCTTCGCGGCGACACCTTCCTTGCCGCCGGTGAGCCTCTGCGTGCGGAGAAAGAGTATCGTGAGGTTCTCGCTCATCCATCCCTCGAGCCCATCTCCGCAAACATCCCGCTCGCCTGGCTTGGCCTCGGCCGCGCCCTTGCCGCTGAAGGCAATCGCGCTGCGGCTACTAATGCCTATCAGCACTTCTTTAGCCTATGGGCTCACGCCGACCCCGATGCGATGTATCTCAAGCAAGCCAAACAAGAGTTCGCTACCCTGCAAACAGTTAGCTTGGCCAAATAG